From a region of the Bermanella marisrubri genome:
- a CDS encoding S-(hydroxymethyl)glutathione dehydrogenase/class III alcohol dehydrogenase: MSDTFIKSKAAIAWGPGQPLSVEEVDVMMPRKGEVLVKIIATGVCHTDAFTLSGEDPEGNFPAILGHEGGGIVEAVGEGVTSVAVGDHVIPLYTPECGECKFCTSGKTNLCQKIRETQGKGLMPDGTSRFYKDGKPIYHYMGTSTFSEYTVLPDISLAKVNKSAPLEEVCLLGCGVTTGMGAVMNTAKVQAGDSVAIFGLGGIGLSAIIGATMAGASRIIGIDINESKFELAKQLGATDCINPNDYDKPIQEVIVELTDGGVDFSFECIGNVDVMRSALECCHKGWGESVVIGVAGAGQEISTRPFQLVTGRVWRGSAFGGVKGRSELPGIVEKYLAGEFKLNDFITHTMGLEDINEAFDLMHEGKSIRSVIHYNK, translated from the coding sequence ATGTCAGATACTTTTATTAAATCAAAAGCGGCCATTGCTTGGGGTCCTGGCCAGCCTCTCAGTGTTGAAGAAGTTGATGTCATGATGCCGCGCAAAGGTGAAGTCTTGGTCAAGATCATTGCGACAGGCGTATGCCATACTGACGCATTTACTTTGTCAGGAGAGGATCCTGAGGGCAATTTCCCCGCGATATTGGGACATGAAGGTGGCGGCATTGTTGAAGCTGTGGGGGAGGGTGTTACCAGTGTGGCCGTGGGAGACCACGTTATTCCGCTTTATACGCCAGAATGTGGAGAATGTAAGTTTTGTACTTCGGGTAAGACAAACCTATGTCAAAAGATTCGTGAAACCCAGGGCAAGGGGTTAATGCCAGATGGCACGTCTCGTTTTTACAAAGATGGCAAGCCTATTTACCACTATATGGGGACATCCACGTTTTCTGAGTACACAGTTCTACCCGATATTTCTTTGGCTAAAGTGAATAAGAGCGCTCCCTTGGAAGAGGTCTGCTTACTTGGATGTGGTGTGACGACCGGGATGGGCGCTGTTATGAACACAGCAAAGGTTCAGGCAGGCGATAGCGTAGCCATCTTTGGTTTAGGTGGTATTGGTTTATCCGCGATTATTGGGGCGACGATGGCTGGTGCGTCTCGAATTATTGGTATCGATATCAATGAGAGTAAATTTGAGCTTGCTAAGCAGCTGGGTGCAACTGATTGCATTAACCCAAACGATTATGACAAGCCCATTCAAGAAGTGATCGTCGAATTAACAGATGGCGGCGTGGACTTCTCATTCGAGTGTATTGGTAACGTTGATGTTATGCGTTCTGCTCTAGAGTGTTGTCATAAAGGATGGGGAGAGTCAGTAGTAATTGGTGTTGCAGGTGCTGGGCAAGAAATTTCTACCCGTCCCTTTCAGTTAGTTACCGGACGAGTTTGGCGAGGAAGTGCCTTCGGTGGTGTGAAAGGTCGGAGTGAATTGCCAGGCATAGTGGAAAAGTATCTTGCAGGTGAGTTCAAGTTGAATGATTTCATCACCCATACAATGGGGTTGGAGGATATCAATGAAGCGTTTGATTTGATGCATGAAGGCAAGAGTATTCGCTCCGTGATTCATTACAATAAATAA
- the fghA gene encoding S-formylglutathione hydrolase, whose amino-acid sequence MSLDILSSAKVFDGWHKQYRHQSTSTRCEMRFAIFLPPQTATGEKVPVLYWLSGLTCTEENFMQKAGAFAEAAKLGIAIVAPDTSPRGEMVADDAEGSYDFGLGAGFYVNATQAPFDQHYQMYDYVVSELPNLIEEHFPVTDQRAISGHSMGGHGSLMIALRNSERYSSASAFSPIANPINCPWGQKAFKGYLGDNESDWTQYDSSELMKRSENKQLPMLVDQGDADNFLDEQLRPQTLVDAAELSQYPLTLRMQPGYDHSYYFISTFISEHLRFHSRYF is encoded by the coding sequence ATGAGTTTGGATATTTTGAGTAGTGCTAAAGTTTTTGATGGATGGCATAAGCAATATCGTCATCAATCGACTAGCACTCGTTGTGAAATGCGTTTCGCTATTTTTTTACCGCCTCAAACCGCAACTGGTGAAAAAGTCCCCGTTTTGTATTGGCTATCCGGTTTAACCTGTACGGAAGAGAATTTTATGCAAAAAGCAGGAGCTTTTGCTGAGGCCGCTAAGCTTGGGATTGCTATTGTGGCGCCTGATACAAGTCCTCGTGGTGAGATGGTGGCTGATGATGCCGAGGGCAGTTACGATTTTGGTCTAGGTGCTGGATTTTATGTTAATGCCACGCAGGCGCCATTCGATCAGCACTATCAAATGTATGATTATGTTGTAAGTGAATTGCCAAATCTTATTGAGGAGCACTTTCCTGTTACTGATCAGCGTGCTATCAGTGGCCACTCTATGGGAGGTCATGGATCTTTAATGATCGCTTTAAGAAATAGTGAACGCTATTCATCTGCGTCTGCATTTAGTCCCATCGCAAACCCGATAAATTGCCCTTGGGGACAGAAAGCCTTTAAAGGTTATTTGGGTGATAACGAGAGTGACTGGACACAGTACGATAGTAGTGAATTGATGAAAAGGAGTGAAAACAAACAGTTACCCATGCTTGTGGATCAGGGGGATGCCGATAATTTTTTAGATGAGCAACTTCGGCCTCAGACGTTAGTGGATGCCGCTGAATTAAGCCAATATCCGCTAACTCTTCGAATGCAGCCGGGGTATGATCATAGCTATTATTTCATTAGTACATTTATCTCTGAACACCTGCGGTTTCATTCGAGATATTTCTAG
- a CDS encoding TonB-dependent receptor: MSDALKSVNSLQVLDSGVPGDPVLVSIQGASSQQTRLLINGIPTNSSQWGTYDVNKLPIDFIERIEIHTSSHSQGINQGIGGTINIITKKTTPSSLNIGVGSYGKQRFGMHYAIGKNQRLSISHQKFANDYRLPIASPADNPQAQNQKQSLKNAEFSITSAQYHYVHSLANVELNAAHSEKGVPDYFRNTPLNSASLEKKSYGILITSNQKSFFNLPKISQNFHLSIKQERENFKDIEGTIGLSSNDDVYDQEQLELSWKPDYSSESIYSFLSITTKFDQFSSQHRLDDDSFLCTTPQGSCDQKAKQYQLNTNGSVTVFSQDKTHSLTSQASLFQVNQENSERNNTRITQSDDVYEQYALIYELDANSPSLDELRLKIGFEKNIRIPSLFERFGDRGLLIGNQDLKAETGRKWFIELPYQYKQVSIAGSLFHRDLDNAIVAVYDSRGVGRYENTSKAAMSGLELKVRLDKEFWYYQISTSQYDSETQSTQVKSFNNKQLPGIYHNMIQTQLGFSHHHWKGNLEYQYADKLYIDRSNLAEGDEREIVNAYLEYEYSSLTLTLSIQNLTNNQFNDYTNRPVVGRQWMINSAYYF, from the coding sequence TTGTCCGATGCTTTAAAAAGTGTGAACAGTTTACAGGTTTTAGATTCAGGTGTGCCCGGCGATCCAGTTCTAGTGAGCATACAAGGAGCTTCAAGTCAGCAGACCCGCTTACTTATCAATGGCATCCCAACTAACTCATCTCAATGGGGCACCTACGATGTTAACAAGCTACCCATTGATTTTATAGAACGTATAGAAATTCACACATCGAGTCATAGTCAAGGTATCAACCAAGGTATTGGCGGCACTATTAATATTATTACAAAGAAAACCACCCCCTCTTCGTTAAACATTGGGGTCGGTAGCTATGGCAAGCAACGTTTCGGCATGCATTACGCAATAGGTAAAAACCAACGACTATCAATTAGTCATCAGAAGTTTGCTAACGATTACCGCTTACCAATCGCCAGTCCTGCTGATAATCCCCAAGCGCAAAATCAAAAACAATCACTCAAAAATGCTGAGTTTTCCATAACATCTGCGCAATACCATTATGTTCATAGCCTCGCCAACGTTGAGCTTAACGCTGCACATTCTGAAAAAGGTGTACCAGATTATTTCCGAAACACGCCTTTAAATTCAGCGAGCCTTGAAAAAAAATCCTATGGAATACTCATTACTTCGAATCAAAAATCATTTTTCAATTTGCCAAAAATCTCCCAAAATTTTCATCTATCCATCAAACAAGAAAGAGAGAACTTCAAGGATATTGAAGGAACCATAGGTCTGAGCAGTAATGACGATGTTTATGATCAAGAGCAACTTGAATTGAGCTGGAAACCCGATTACAGCAGCGAAAGTATCTATAGCTTTCTTAGCATAACGACCAAGTTCGATCAGTTTAGTAGTCAACATCGATTAGACGATGATAGTTTTCTCTGCACTACTCCTCAAGGCAGTTGTGACCAAAAAGCTAAGCAATATCAGTTGAATACTAACGGCTCTGTTACCGTATTTAGTCAAGATAAAACACACTCTTTGACCTCTCAAGCTAGTCTCTTCCAAGTTAATCAAGAAAACAGCGAGCGAAATAATACCCGAATAACTCAGTCAGATGATGTCTATGAGCAGTACGCACTTATCTACGAACTTGATGCTAATAGTCCATCTCTAGATGAACTTAGACTCAAGATTGGGTTTGAAAAGAATATTCGCATACCCTCTTTATTTGAGCGATTTGGTGATCGAGGTTTGCTCATCGGAAACCAGGACTTAAAAGCAGAAACTGGCCGAAAATGGTTCATAGAACTTCCCTACCAATATAAACAAGTCTCGATAGCAGGATCTTTATTTCATCGTGACTTAGACAATGCCATTGTAGCTGTCTATGACAGCCGTGGTGTAGGAAGGTACGAAAATACAAGTAAAGCAGCCATGTCCGGGCTAGAGCTTAAGGTTCGCTTAGACAAAGAGTTTTGGTACTACCAAATTTCTACAAGCCAATACGATAGTGAAACCCAAAGTACACAGGTGAAATCATTTAACAACAAGCAACTACCCGGCATTTATCACAATATGATACAAACCCAGCTTGGTTTTTCTCACCACCATTGGAAGGGTAACTTAGAATACCAATACGCAGACAAACTCTACATTGATCGTAGTAATCTGGCGGAAGGCGATGAAAGAGAAATCGTCAATGCATATCTTGAATATGAGTACTCGTCTTTAACACTCACCTTATCCATACAAAACCTAACCAACAATCAATTTAATGACTATACCAATCGTCCCGTCGTTGGCAGGCAGTGGATGATAAATAGCGCTTATTACTTTTAA
- a CDS encoding ATP-binding protein, translated as MRQFFRQINVRQKALVLLSISMVSVFAMNLTSNLWLANKNPMHENLAGLTPLLYTPNTQSLSPEEWLVYLNKKQNNFDIKGVAVYDYQGRLDASSAGDFPSSLGDLDPATLGSSRALIPGVGFTLMVDLKAHTLKIFAFEIMVISALLLIGGIIMIYVILYFINRLITRPILSLTDTTNEIALEQNYSLRARRFYPDEVGTLAENFNFMLNRIQQDDYMMRQEKEKAEQSRLRAIELSKKMHDTNERLAFEVKVRARVEHKLTDFQHYLNNIIDSMPSAIIAIDQDLQVSQWNKGATELTKVPRDNAIYQPLEESCGFLFPYLQKITDSLEKQSINKIERVAYSIGDDEQFLDITIYPLLDTTRSGAVIRIDDVTERTQMENMMVQSEKMMSLGGLAAGMAHEINNPLGAIVQTVQNIKRRLNPAISRNQEVANELELELDQVVSYIQAREIFDFLENIYSAGERAATIVSNMLQFSRQSSKSLQAQDIHSILNRSISIARNEYRLSEGYDFQSINLKQNYDLTLPTVPCISSELEQVILNLLKNAAQALQEYSKQQPDSWQGEITLSTWRDDDSAYISVEDNGPGMDDDTCKHIFEPFFTTKEVGMGTGLGLSVSFFIITTHHKGQMHVQSSIGKGTKFSLQLPIKPPILTVES; from the coding sequence ATCTCACGAGCAATTTATGGCTAGCGAACAAAAACCCCATGCACGAAAACCTAGCTGGACTCACTCCTTTGCTTTACACACCCAATACGCAAAGCCTATCCCCAGAAGAATGGTTAGTGTATTTGAATAAAAAACAGAATAACTTTGATATAAAAGGCGTGGCTGTTTACGACTATCAAGGTCGACTCGATGCCTCATCAGCTGGAGATTTCCCTTCAAGCTTGGGGGATCTTGACCCCGCTACCCTCGGCTCATCTAGGGCATTAATTCCAGGGGTTGGCTTTACTTTAATGGTAGACCTTAAAGCACACACTTTAAAAATCTTCGCGTTCGAAATCATGGTGATAAGTGCGTTGCTGCTCATCGGCGGCATTATCATGATTTACGTAATATTATATTTTATCAACCGACTGATTACCCGCCCTATCCTATCATTGACCGATACCACCAATGAGATCGCATTGGAACAAAACTATAGTTTGCGTGCCAGGCGTTTTTATCCTGACGAAGTTGGTACATTGGCAGAAAATTTTAACTTTATGCTCAATCGTATCCAACAAGATGACTATATGATGCGACAGGAAAAAGAAAAAGCCGAGCAGTCTCGCTTAAGGGCTATCGAGCTATCAAAAAAAATGCACGATACTAATGAACGCTTGGCTTTTGAAGTAAAAGTCAGAGCAAGAGTTGAGCATAAACTGACTGACTTTCAGCATTATCTAAATAACATAATCGACTCCATGCCTAGTGCTATCATTGCCATCGACCAAGACTTACAAGTCAGCCAGTGGAATAAAGGCGCAACAGAACTTACCAAAGTACCAAGGGATAATGCAATCTATCAGCCTCTAGAGGAGTCTTGTGGTTTTCTATTTCCTTATCTGCAAAAAATTACTGACTCATTAGAAAAACAAAGTATCAATAAGATCGAACGTGTTGCTTATTCAATCGGAGACGATGAACAATTCCTAGATATCACGATTTACCCCTTGCTAGATACAACACGATCAGGTGCGGTTATCCGGATCGATGACGTTACGGAACGTACCCAGATGGAAAATATGATGGTCCAATCGGAAAAGATGATGTCGTTAGGTGGTCTGGCTGCAGGAATGGCGCATGAAATAAATAACCCCTTAGGCGCCATAGTGCAAACAGTCCAAAATATTAAACGTCGCCTTAACCCAGCCATCAGTCGCAATCAAGAAGTGGCGAACGAGTTGGAGCTTGAATTGGATCAGGTTGTGTCTTATATCCAAGCTCGAGAAATATTTGATTTTCTTGAGAACATCTACAGTGCCGGTGAACGCGCGGCCACTATCGTCAGCAATATGCTGCAGTTCAGTCGCCAATCATCCAAGAGTCTGCAAGCTCAGGATATTCATAGCATATTGAATCGCTCAATTAGCATAGCCCGCAATGAATATCGATTAAGTGAGGGATATGATTTTCAGTCCATTAATTTAAAGCAAAATTATGATTTAACATTGCCGACAGTGCCCTGCATTTCTTCCGAATTAGAACAAGTAATTTTGAATCTATTAAAAAATGCTGCGCAAGCACTACAGGAGTACAGTAAACAACAACCAGACTCATGGCAGGGTGAGATTACACTCTCTACTTGGAGAGATGATGACAGCGCTTACATTTCAGTAGAAGACAACGGTCCTGGTATGGATGACGATACCTGTAAACATATTTTTGAGCCCTTCTTCACAACGAAAGAAGTGGGTATGGGGACAGGACTTGGTTTATCAGTGTCGTTCTTCATTATAACCACCCACCACAAAGGCCAGATGCACGTACAAAGTAGTATTGGCAAAGGCACTAAATTTAGCTTACAGCTCCCTATAAAACCTCCTATCTTGACCGTAGAATCATAG